The Eremothecium gossypii ATCC 10895 chromosome VII, complete sequence nucleotide sequence TATATGTTGTCGCCAAGTTAGCAGGTGTTTATTTGCGTATCTGCTTGGATAATTTATCAGCCTTGATGCTCACATCCCAGTCCAGTGTTGAGTCAAAGGTAATTTCTTCCAGCACTCTATCATTTGACCATATGCAAGCTATACTTGGATACAGGAGCTTTAGGTTTATGACTATCGATATTGATATGTTTTCCGTACTTTTGCACTATTTGCCAGGACAAGGCTGCTATAGTATTGATTGGAAGGCTAGAAAGTTTCATATTGATTCATCATCAGCAACAACTAAAGATCTTACAGAATCTCTACCATACGTCCGCGATGAAATCAAATACTTGGTTGAGGCACTGGTACCTGAATTATTTGCAGAACCGCCAATTGAGCGAGAGTCCAGTGGTAACAAGATACATGCAGTCTTATTTCAAGGACAGGTTGCTAATATTACCTTGAAGTTACAAATTCTATCACCCTTTATCATACTATATTGTGCGGAAAACTTTGAATTGCAAGCAGAAAGTACAGATTCGGTTATTTTTGATCTCAATTCGGGTGAATCGTATATGGAAATTAGTTCAGCGAAGCAAAAACTGGACTACTTTAAGTATACTCACACATGTTTGAAGCTGTCTGGTACTTCTTCTAGTGCCCGATTATTTGAACATATCAGCTGCGATATTGGCATCCTGAAGCTTTCCGTATTTGACCTCAAGACTAGGATCACGGATCTACTTCAGGATATAAAAGCTGCCCTTTTCAGTATGAAATCCTTGAGCGACATTTTGAACATTTCTCAGTCAAGTCCAACAGCTAGTGCGTTTGGATCATGGTTCAGCATTTTACCTGATAATCTTAGCTTACAGGCCACATACGCTGGCTTGTTATTAGGATTTGGTCACACGCTCTACATCTTGGAATTCAATAATTTTGAAGCTAAGCACACTAGGGATGGACTTCCCGATGCTATAACTCCTAGGCCATGTTTCAAAGTGGACCATTCAATTGAGTCTGCTTCGTTTTTAATAAAGGATAGAAGGATTGATGACAGATTAGCGAAAGTAGTCGACTTTGCTGTCAATTTTAATATGGTTCATGATACTGATCTCTGTATACAGTCAGTTCAGATAGAAAGCACGCACTTAAAGATCACACTCGCACCGATGACAGTCGTCCGTTTATTGTCGCTCATAAATGAATTTGGCATAATAAGGAAACAATTCACCGAAGAGTCAATTTATACACCATCATCAGCCCATAACAATTCAACAGCAACAGAGTGTTTAGAACCGTCAGTATGGCGCCTCATCATCAAGTCAGGTCATATTTTATCTCACGATTTTTCGATTGTCTGGCTTTTCGATATTCCTAACAGCAGTGCTGATGGCCTAATTTGCGGTTACGACCGTTTATTCTCAGTCTATGAAAAGCCTTATGGTAAACTAACTCTATTAAATGCATACTTCTCAGCTGCAAAGATTTTAGCGAGTGAAGCAGATTTCTACTCGTCTGTAGTACGGAAACAACGGATAAATACCAGTTACCTATCGGACATGCAGCTGAGGTATTGGTTTACTGAAGATAGCGAGAATACCGACCTATTCATTAGAATCCATGGAGCCAAGCTGGCGGTTGACATTTCAGCAGAAATAGTTACGCTTTTGGAGGAAACTATCCAATCAATACAAACTTTTAACAATCTTAAGAAAGCGCTGGTCGATCCTTTTAGGACAAAAAAACAGGATTCAGATATCTCAAAAGAACCTTATAATTGGAATAACCAGTTGGCTACCGGAGTTCGTTCGCTAAACTGTATTATAAACTATGCTGGTGTTACTTTGAAGCTTCACTCGCACGATGGGCGTGGAGATGCCTCTCCCTTAGAATTGACTAGTCCATCTTATAAAGTCGCGATAGACTACAAATACTTCCCTAACCTTGAAAAGACCCATCGGTTTAGAACATTAATCACAGCGACTCCTACTCACAATACCTTTTATTCTACATCTGCCTTCTTGATACATGATTTATGTTATCGTTTTAGCAAATTGCTTAAAACTTCCAGTACAGAAAACAAATCTTCTTCTGCGTCAACAAGCAGTTCTATTAAAGTGGAAGGTTCCGATAACTCCACTTTATTGGGGTCAATAGACCTGGTCATTATACTTAATGTCGGTAAGCAAGAGGTTACCTTTAGTTGTGAACCTAAAGCGAAAGTTCAAGCTACAGTGGGTTTTGAAAAGTTTGATATTAAGATATTCAATAACAATATAAATGATGAGGAATCCTTGTGCCTAGCCATTGAAATAGAAAATTTAATGACTAATTCACGGCATATCTACTCAAGGGAAGTATGTGCTTCACTTAAACTGAGACATATTAGTATGGTGTTTGATATCATGGGATCTCAAGTTCGTCGGATATATGGTTCTACGTTAATATCAAGCCCATTATTTTATTTCAATATGAAGCAGCTACAAGATCTCAAACTTTTCATTGATCAGTGGTTCCCTCAAAAGACGCCGATGAACACTGGCAGTTATCCAGAAGGTGTTTTGGTAGATGATATATCTAGATCAATTGGTTCCAAATTTTACAAAGGTTCCAGTTCCTCGTCTTTTACCTGGGGGTATTCCGTCATAGTTGCTGGTTCATGTGCGGAGATTGAACTGGGCCCATCGTTGGGTGTGCTAAATGTTACCTCTGAAGATGTATGGGCTATTTCAAAACAACAAGTCGATTGGAGCCAGCAGCTAGATCTAAACATGGGCAAACTTGATGTCACTTCAAGCGGACGACTTGGCGGCAATTTTTTGGTAAGAAATGCTCATCTTTCGCTTGAGCTGAAGTGGCCGAATCCGAAAGACTTTTTCCAAGTACCTTTGGTATGCGTCAAACTAGGTTCTGATACAGTCGATACCAAACTTTCATTTGACTATCACACGTTCTTCATAAGTTCTTTGAAGCAGGGCTACGCCAGCCTTTTCAATGAAAGAGACGAAGATGGTTCATTAGCAGATTTGCTTTCTGTTACGGTGTCTTTTGAGAGTGTCAATATTTTCTTGACTGCATTAGCGGCAGCTAATATATCAGATATTAAGAATTCAATTACAAGGTTGAAGAAAGATAATGAATTATCCTACTTAAGTTCATTTTTAGCTTCTGATCAACCTAGCGATGAACCTGAAGAAGATGGAGGTATTTTTGATACActgtcgctgctgcggaCGCAGCTTTCCTTAAATTTAGGCGTGTTTCGCTTACAAATATCGCCTACTTCCCTATTTGATTCAGATGTCCTAATACTCACTGCGACAAAAATGATGGCTAATACAGGTATACAGGCTGATATTAAAATTAAGACAGACCTGCATTGGCAATTAGATGATGTATCCTTGGCACTACTACCATTTAACAACAGTTTAGATGAAAGCTATCTTGCAACAATGGAAGTGGGGAAATATATCGAGCTATCATCTACTATACAAGGTGGGGCTATATTTTCTGCGCCCTCCATTGTTGTTAATATGACTACATGGCAGGAGCCCCAGAGCAATGTTATTGAGTTGTTATACTCTACTAGTTTTGGTGGAACAGTCAAAATCCGTTGGAATTTGGGGCCAATCTCCTTCATTAAAGATATGTGGCAAGCACATATGAATGCTATGCAGTTACGGGAAGGATATTATCATGGCCTGGCTGAGTCCGGGGTAGCAGTAACCCCTCTGAATAGCAAAGCAGTGCCTTTGGAAATGCATCTCGGTTCCGACTATCAATATTTACCCTTACAAGAACCAGATATAGAAATGCCTCGGATTAAAGATCTGGGCGATGCTACCCCTCCCATTGAATGGTTTGGTGTTAATCGTACTAAATTTCCTGGTTTCACTCATCAGTTTGTCATTGTACCATTACAGAAGCTGGCCCGTACAGCCGAGAAAGAATACGAAAAGATATTAGGACGCGCGCTTTAATCGCCTGATACACGTGGGCTTTTTTATATGTAAGATTTTATACAGTATATATGTATTTTATGGCGATTAAAATATGTATATTATTGATTAAAATTATAATACATTTATAATATCTCTGTTTTGAAGTGTGGTACTTCTAGTCATGTTACTGTTTTTGTATATGCCCACCAATCGTTGTGCCAATTCAAACATGTTATTCCTCAATGAGATAACAATAAATTGGGCATTCTTGGTACGTTCTTTAATATAGTTTGCCACAATAGAAACATTTCTAAAGTCTAAAGCTGCATCAATTTCATCCATCACGTATAGCGGCGTGGGCTTATACTTGTGCAGAGCAAAGACTAAGGCTAAGGAACTTAGTGTCTTCTCACCACCCGAAAGATTTGATATATTCCTCCAACTTTTCTTAGGGGGCATAACACTGAAGAGTACTCCCTCAGAAAACGGATCCAAACTATCCACCAGCTCCAACTCGGCGTTACCACCCATGGTAATCATCTGATACATTTCTTTTAAAGTAATTGAAATGATGCCAAAACCTTCCATGAATTCGTCAAGTCGCCTCTTTTTTAGCACTTCACAATGCATACGCGTTTCATCTCTCTTCATAATTGCCTCGTTCAAATCAATTCTTCTTCTGCGATATTCAGCCAATCTTTTCGCATATTCGTCCAAAATTTCGATATCTACAGTAGAGTTGTCGATGTAATCTTGTAATTGGACAATATCGCGTTCTAAATCTTCCAAATCTACCCTCGCTAGCTCTGAATCAGGCAACTTTGGTAGGCCATTCTCCAAAACTGAAGCTTGTTCATCAACCTCCATCGATAAGTTATTTTCCGCAATAGATATCTTTCGCTCGTTTGGTGAAGGTGACGCAAGGTGCGTTTCAAGCATGGAAGACTGGATATTCTCCCGCTTAGTGTCTGGTGTCGGCGAGTGACTAAACGATTGTAAAGATTTATTTTCTTCCAAATCTAGCATCACTTGGCCTAAATCTCTCAACTTCAAATGACTCAATTTACTGTCGTACTCGTTCATTTCTTTCTTTAAATAATTTGCTAGATTTTGCAATTTCTGTAATTGTTCAGTAAGTTCAATTTCTATTGAACTATAGGAGTCGATTTTCTCGTTCTTTTGATCTAGCTCATGCTTTGTGACGGCATGCTCATCCGTTAGCGTTCCAATCTCTTCCTGTAGATCAGAAAGTTGTTTCTGGAGTTCCTGCATCCCGGTGCTGATAGTATCGTAACTTGACTTCATCTTCTGGATTTCTATATCACAATGCTCTATATCATCTTTGGCAGTAATTTGCTGCTTTCTAGCACGTTTTAACTCAAGTTCAGCTTTCTTCTGAGCCGTTTTGTCCTTCTTTTGTTTGGCAGCAACTATTTTTATCTGCTGATTCAAAGAATCAACTTTCGAGTTCAAAGTTTGAAGTTCTAAACCACCAATTTCCATTATTTTTGCACGAAGTTCCTTAATTCGTTGATTCTTGCTCTCTGATGCACTCATGAAAGAGTTTAAATCCGCATTTAAGGCTGCTAATTTTTCCTCTGCAGTGCGCAATTCGCTACTATCCTCTATACTGGTTTTGTTACTGCGCTCTAATTCAAGCTTCCTCTCAATTTTCGACTCTAGTTCCGCAGAGATAGTCTCAATGTCCATTTTCTGTTTGGAAAGTTCAACTTCAATCTCTGGCTGCCGGTCAAGATAGTTTTGAAGAGCAGATTCCATCTCCTGAAAGGTTTCAAATGCAACCTTGAAATTCTTTTCACGTTCGTTGAGTTCTTCTTCCATCCTTTGCACCTCTTCAGGGGTGTACAAACTTGACTGCTGTGTTGATTTCATTAAACCACTTGCTGCTCTATCCCCACCTCCAGTCATGGTACCAGATATATCGATTAGTTTACCATCCAGGGTAACTACTCTGTACCGCTTTTTGCCATATGCAACTCTATTCGCTTGACTTAGATCAGTAGTAACCAACGTGTCCCGGAGAACACTATAGAATGCCGGAGCAAACTTCGGCTCTTTAGGCTTAACAAGATCAAAAAGTCTCGGAACATTCTCCGGAGTGTGCGCAGGTTGTAAATTAAACTTTCTTAATTTATCAAGTAAAATAAACCGGGCATAACCAAGCTTGTTCTTCCTCAAGTGTTCAATACACTGTTGTCCGCACTCAACTGTATCCACAACAATGTCGTCTAATCTAGGACATGCCGTTGAAATAGCAATGTCATATTTATCATCAATCGTTCCTAGGTCTCCTAATCGACCATGATAACCGTCTATACGGCCAGATTTCTGAAGACGGGACAATGCAGTCAAAACCTTGTTCTTATTCTCTGCACTGGATACAGCTGATCTGGCATCATTCACACGCTGTCTATGTGTTACAAGTACTTTCTTCATCTCTTCTAACTTGGAGCGAGCGCTTGTGCACTCTCGCTCCCCGACAAGGATGTAATCACGTATACTAGAGGACTCGACATTTAATGTCTCAATTGACTCTTCTCTATGCGATATGTTACCTCGTAGCTGCTCAATTTCCTGAGATAAATTTGCAATTTCGGATTCTAGCTTTAGATCAGCTTCCTTTATTATAGAAATCTCCGATTCTACCAGTTTGATTTCTGATTTTTTCTCCTCGACTTTATTTGTCCAGGGTTCAAGTTCCTTTTCCAAAACTGCTACTTCTTTGGTTATATCGCCTGTCTTATCGCTAAGGGCTAGCTTCATTTTCTCCAACTCAGCTTGAGCGTCAACAATAGTGTGATTCAAAGTGGTCAAAGAAGTCTCGTATTCTTGATTTTGACTGATGTATTCTTCTATCTTATTTTCACATTGTTTAATACTCTTCTCGACCGTGTTGAGAGTCTTTTCCGCCTTCGAACGTTTCTGAA carries:
- the SMC4 gene encoding condensin subunit SMC4 (Syntenic homolog of Saccharomyces cerevisiae YLR086W (SMC4)); translated protein: MDIPTPKKPRILDTPVKLLATSPDRKNVVSRGSSVSTTMGLRGPSLQPPVAHQISRGRSQYSQSPPRSPNRSPGRAVELIQLSPIKNSRLELQRLYDTKQKKVERLCIRTLVLENFKSYAGRQVVGPFHSSFSAVVGPNGSGKSNVIDSMLFAFGFRANKMRQGKLSHLIHKSEKYPDLDFCSVEIQFQYVVDEPDGTTRVLSGKPELSVMRKAFKNNTSKYYLNGKESTYTEVTRLLRDEGIDLDHKRFLILQGEVESIAQMKPKAEHEGDDGLLEYLEDIIGTTKYKAQIEQALVEVDSLNDICMEKENRFDLVEKEKLSLEPGKDEALAFLKKEKDLTLLMSKKYQYHLFHNGSKLAKTLSNVSNTMNKLEQEKAKKVEAQKEIVELTDASEQLANRLVSMNNTNKESLAKMRQLERELVSNEEKQKSLLQKRSKAEKTLNTVEKSIKQCENKIEEYISQNQEYETSLTTLNHTIVDAQAELEKMKLALSDKTGDITKEVAVLEKELEPWTNKVEEKKSEIKLVESEISIIKEADLKLESEIANLSQEIEQLRGNISHREESIETLNVESSSIRDYILVGERECTSARSKLEEMKKVLVTHRQRVNDARSAVSSAENKNKVLTALSRLQKSGRIDGYHGRLGDLGTIDDKYDIAISTACPRLDDIVVDTVECGQQCIEHLRKNKLGYARFILLDKLRKFNLQPAHTPENVPRLFDLVKPKEPKFAPAFYSVLRDTLVTTDLSQANRVAYGKKRYRVVTLDGKLIDISGTMTGGGDRAASGLMKSTQQSSLYTPEEVQRMEEELNEREKNFKVAFETFQEMESALQNYLDRQPEIEVELSKQKMDIETISAELESKIERKLELERSNKTSIEDSSELRTAEEKLAALNADLNSFMSASESKNQRIKELRAKIMEIGGLELQTLNSKVDSLNQQIKIVAAKQKKDKTAQKKAELELKRARKQQITAKDDIEHCDIEIQKMKSSYDTISTGMQELQKQLSDLQEEIGTLTDEHAVTKHELDQKNEKIDSYSSIEIELTEQLQKLQNLANYLKKEMNEYDSKLSHLKLRDLGQVMLDLEENKSLQSFSHSPTPDTKRENIQSSMLETHLASPSPNERKISIAENNLSMEVDEQASVLENGLPKLPDSELARVDLEDLERDIVQLQDYIDNSTVDIEILDEYAKRLAEYRRRRIDLNEAIMKRDETRMHCEVLKKRRLDEFMEGFGIISITLKEMYQMITMGGNAELELVDSLDPFSEGVLFSVMPPKKSWRNISNLSGGEKTLSSLALVFALHKYKPTPLYVMDEIDAALDFRNVSIVANYIKERTKNAQFIVISLRNNMFELAQRLVGIYKNSNMTRSTTLQNRDIINVL